One Phaseolus vulgaris cultivar G19833 chromosome 11, P. vulgaris v2.0, whole genome shotgun sequence genomic window carries:
- the LOC137825358 gene encoding uncharacterized protein has protein sequence MGNCLRNSKISAQEDQNYDTFSHEKVKAVPILSKLEAPGMEQSMKKKVRFMVQNGEGENYCRSGSARIRVVMSVEELKRMLRCKDEAELQSSMEQLLHVVKLRGGRVSEVGGECDDERINSWKPSLDTIPEDCFMNFK, from the coding sequence ATGGGAAACTGTTTGAGGAACAGCAAGATATCAGCACAGGAAGATCAGAACTATGATACCTTCTCTCATGAGAAGGTAAAGGCAGTTCCAATATTGTCCAAGTTGGAAGCACCAGGAATGGAACAAAGCATGAAGAAGAAGGTGAGGTTCATGGTGCAAAATGGTGAAGGAGAAAACTACTGTAGAAGTGGGAGTGCGAGGATTAGGGTGgtgatgagtgtggaagagttgAAAAGGATGTTGAGGTGCAAGGATGAAGCTGAACTGCAGAGTTCAATGGAGCAATTGTTGCATGTTGTGAAGTTGAGAGGAGGAAGGGTTTCAGAAGTTGGTGGTGAGTGTGATGATGAGAGAATCAATTCTTGGAAGCCATCTTTAGACACCATTCCAGAGGATTGCTTCATGAATTTCAAGTAG
- the LOC137834256 gene encoding uncharacterized protein: MVGLDSSAAIWCRLLTHFASHTCAMVKKFRLLLKTPKNDRSITTYVTDIKKIVDSLAAVGSPMSTTDHVDSIPEGLSADYDGFITSILSRQDPYTVDDLEALLLAEEERFERHKLAHESILQVNTVSSSWNLKNQHKKKPSTYPFRGGRLQHPTGSCPPNPHPPVRSSLHHDASWNSAKPICQICHKTGHTADTCWHRYDPPTIHSYNANISHYTSSMDYDSTPSILGAPSTIEDPLWYPDTSVTHHITKDSKFFTHKQPYLTRFKLRAIQTDNAKEFLCFKPFTQLHGIFHRLTCPHRHAQNGSIEHLFPYNKPEHNFTPTTITHSDSSCLNHHITVISKLVVIPTSSLTNSDSSLFVSVPPLSPTLPISSTANEPANTHSMTTRSKNNIFKPKTFLTHTTSTSHIPTSINEALSSPQWLQAMTNEYNSLLTNHTWSLTSLNADAKVVGCKWLLKNKYNVDGSFQRHKAWMVAKGLNQTVGHDYTDTYNPVVKPATIHIVLSHAISHH; the protein is encoded by the exons ATGGTTGGTCTGGATTCTTCTGCTGCAATTTGGTGTCGTCTGCTCACTCATTTTGCTTCACACACCTGTGCCATGGTCAAGAAGTTTCGCCTTCTCCTTAAAACTCCAAAGAATGATAGATCTATCACCACCTACGTCACTGATATAAAGAAAATTGTTGACTCACTTGCTGCGGTTGGTTCCCCCATGTCCACAACAGACCATGTCGATAGCATTCCTGAAGGGCTCTCTGCAGATTACGATGGTTTCATCACTTCCATTCTTTCTCGTCAAGACCCATACACGGTAGACGATCTTGAAGCTCTTCTGCTTGCGGAAGAAGAACGTTTTGAAAGGCACAAGCTGGCGCATGAGTCTATTCTTCAGGTAAACACCGTTTCCTCTTCATGGAATCTCAAAAACCAACACAAAAAGAAACCTTCCACCTATCCTTTTCGTGGAGGCCGATTGCAACATCCCACTGGCTCTTGTCCACCCAACCCTCATCCACCTGTTCGTTCCTCTCTCCACCACGATGCGTCTTGGAATTCTGCAAAACCGATCTGTCAGATCTGCCATAAGACTGGCCACACTGCGGACACATGTTGGCATAGGTATGACCCTCCTACTATCCACTCTTACAATGCTAATATCTCTCATTATACATCTTCCATGGATTATGATTCCACTCCGTCTATTCTTGGCGCACCCTCCACCATAGAAGACCCTCTCTGGTATCCTGATACGAGTGTGACACACCATATCACCAAAGACTCTAAGTTCTTTACTCACAAACAACCATATCTG ACTAGATTTAAACTCCGTGCGATTCAAACGGACAATGCTAAAGAATTCTTATGTTTCAAGCCTTTTACTCAACTCCATGGTATCTTTCATCGCCTCACTTGCCCTCACAGACATGCACAAAATGGTTCCATCGAAC attTGTTTCCTTACAATAAACCTGAACACAACTTCACTCCCACCACTATCACGCACTCTGATTCTAGCTGCTTAAATCATCACATAACTGTTATTTCTAAACTTGTTGTTATTCCTACATCTTCTCTCACTAACTCTGATTCTTCTCTCTTTGTTTCTGTTCCTCCTCTATCACCCACGTTGCCCATATCTTCCACTGCCAATGAACCTGCAAACACCCATTCCATGACAACTCGCTCCAAGAacaatatcttcaaacccaaaACCTTCCTAACTCACACCACCTCAACATCTCACATCCCTACCTCCATTAACGAAGCTTTATCTTCCCCTCAATGGCTTCAAGCTATGACTAATGAGTATAATTCTCTCCTCACCAATCATACTTGGTCTCTAACCTCCCTTAATGCTGATGCAAAAGTTGTTGGATGTAAATggttattaaaaaacaaatacaatgtCGACGGGTCTTTCCAACGTCACAAGGCATGGATGGTTGCTAAGGGCTTAAACCAAACTGTTGGGCACGATTACACTGACACCTACAATCCTGTCGTTAAACCTGCCACCATTCACATCGTTCTATCCCACGCTATCTCCCATCACTGA
- the LOC137830986 gene encoding uncharacterized GPI-anchored protein At1g61900-like produces the protein MKGLLSPTFLLQITLFLLVFLLVVNKSQGSPITTKVDALPPAFPPSTQPQPFIPLIAPSPLRPFTNNSVPTLSGLCSLNFSAAQDIMTTTATDCWASFAPYLANVVCCPQFDAMLVTLIGQSSKYSGVLALNATHASQCLSDVQKVLVSQGANENLKKICSVHPKNLTEASCPVVSVDEFESIVDTSRLLTACRKIDPVNECCDQVCQNAIHYAARKIALNDLSTSDGNQSMPGPIARINDCKNIVVRWLASKLDPSTANNVFRGLSNCNLNKVCPLVFPSVSSVVKECGNLIHNQTACCKAIKSYVSYLQEQSFVTNLQALKCAASLGKKLQNANVSKDVYNLCHISLKDFSLQVGLQESGCLLPSLPSNAVFDGTSGIGFICDLNDNIVAPWPTSSYLLPSSCNRTTKLPSLPTATSSQNGLFINTLVLPLLFTSILLPKRLL, from the exons ATGAAGGGCTTGCTCTCTCCCACTTTCCTTCTTCAAATTACTCTCTTtctccttgtttttcttttag TTGTGAACAAGTCTCAGGGCTCTCCAATCACTACTAAGGTTGATGCGTTGCCTCCTGCTTTCCCTCCAAGTACACAGCCACAGCCCTTTATTCCTCTTATAGCTCCTTCCCCATTGAGACCTTTCACAAATAATTCTGTGCCCACCTTATCAG GCCTTTGTTCATTGAATTTCTCTGCTGCTCAAGATATAATGACCACAACTGCTACTGATTGCTGGGCATCCTTTGCGCCATATTTGGCAAATGTCGTATGTTGTCCTCAATTTGATGCCATGCTGGTGACCCTCATAGGGCAGTCGAGCAAATACTCTGGGGTGCTAGCTTTGAATGCAACTCATGCTAGTCAATGCCTCTCTGATGTTCAGAAGGTCCTCGTCAGTCAAGGAGCAAATGAGaacctaaaaaaaatatgttcagTCCACCCAAAAAATCTCACTGAGGCCTCTTGTCCCGTTGTATCTGTGGATGAATTTGAGAGTATTGTAGATACTTCGAGACTTCTGACGGCTTGTAGAAAAATTGATCCTGTAAATGAGTGTTGTGATCAAGTTTGCCAAAATGCCATACATTATGCTGCTAGAAAAATTGCCTTGAATGATTTGTCTACTTCAGATGGAAACCAAAGCATGCCTGGGCCGATAGCTAGGATCAATGATTGCAAGAATATTGTTGTACGTTGGCTGGCTAGTAAACTTGATCCATCCACTGCAAATAATGTTTTTAGAGGACTGTCAAATTGCAACCTAAACAAAG TATGCCCATTGGTTTTTCCAAGTGTCTCAAGTGTTGTGAAAGAATGCGGCAATCTCATACATAACCAAACAGCTTGCTGCAAAGCCATCAAAAGTTATGTGTCATATTTGCAAGAACAGAGCTTTGTCACCAATCTGCAAGCCTTGAAATGTGCTGCATCACTTGGAAAGAAACTGCAGAATGCAAATGTCTCCAAAGATGTTTATAATCTTTGTCACATAAGCCTGAAGGACTTTTCTCTTCAAG TTGGATTGCAAG AATCTGGCTGCCTTTTGCCGAGTTTGCCTTCAAATGCAGTATTTGATGGAACTTCAGGGATTGGATTCATTTGTGACCTTAATGACAACATTGTAGCTCCATGGCCCACATCTTCATATCTGCTTCCATCCTCATGCAATAGAA